A region from the Triticum aestivum cultivar Chinese Spring chromosome 3D, IWGSC CS RefSeq v2.1, whole genome shotgun sequence genome encodes:
- the LOC123080261 gene encoding peptidyl-prolyl cis-trans isomerase FKBP15-1: MGTKKPWLLCLAVVAIAAVLLTASAKKSADVTQLQIGVKYKPESCTLQAHKGDKIKVHYRGTLTDGSVFDSSYDRGDPFEFTLGNGQVIKGWDQGLLGMCVGEKRKLRIPANMGYGERGSPPKIPGGATLVFDTELIAVNGKTSAGATAEGDDSEL; this comes from the exons ATGGGGACGAAGAAGCCGTGgctcctctgcctcgccgtcgttgCCATCGCGGCCGTCCTTCTGACCG CTTCGGCCAAGAAGTCCGCGGATGTTACACAGCTCCAGATCGGCGTCAAG TACAAGCCTGAATCATGTACCCTACAGGCTCACAAAGGTGACAAGATTAAAGTGCATTATCGT GGGACACTCACTGATGGATCAGTATTTGACTCTAGCTATGACAGAGGTGATCCCTTCGAATTCACTCTTGGGAATGGGCAGGTGATAAAAG GTTGGGACCAAGGTTTACTAGGTATGTGTGTCGGCGAAAAGCGGAAGCTAAGAATACCCGCAAACATGGGTTACGGCGAGCGAGGCTCCCCACCAAAGATTCCAG GTGGTGCAACTCTGGTTTTCGACACGGAGCTCATCGCCGTCAATGGGAAGACATCTGCTGGCGCCACCGCGGAGGGTGACGACAGCGAGCTTTGA